A window of Halopseudomonas sabulinigri genomic DNA:
GAGGCCATCAGCGGTGATTTCGGATAGCGACTTAGTTGCCATTGGTGGGCTCCTCGGCGGACAGCAACAAGCTGTCGCGATGCTCTGCAAAGTATTCCAGGCTCTGATACACCGCCTGTACCACGGCGCGCGGGGTAATGGTAGCGCCGGTAAACTGATCGAACTCGCCGCCATCCTTTTTCACCGCCCAGTTTTCCGGTACCGGCATGCTCAGGCTTTTACCATTGAACTCCAGCACCCACTGGCTTTTGCCGATCTCGATCTTGTCACCAAGACCCGGTGTTTCGCGGTGGTTGACTGCGCGCACGCCAGCCACCTCGCCATTGGCGTAGATGCCAACCAGCAGGTCGATACGCCCACTGTAGCCCTCGGGTGCCACCACCGGGAGGATTACCGCCACCACCTCACCGTGCTGCCGTGCGCGGTACGCATCGCGCGGGGCGCCAAGGCGCAGGTGGGGGTAGTCGTCCACACTGAAACTGTCGGCCAGCAGATCGTTGTCGTGCTGCTCGTGCGGCAGTATTTCGTTCAGCGCGCTCAGTTGCACGCGGCGCTGGGCGTCGCTGATGTGCTCGGCGGTGCCTTGCTGGGTGATGGCAATCATGCCGACGGTGGCCATGGCGAATACGCCCAGGATGATGCTGTTGCGCAGTACCGAACTGCGGGTGCTGGTGGGGTTGTCCATGCTCAGTCCGTCTTGCCCATGCCGCGTTTGGCCTTGCGGTGGCCGTAGGTGCGGGGTGTGCTGTAGTAGTCGATGGTCGGTGCGGCCAGATTCATCAGCAGCACGGCGAAGGCAACGGCATCGGGGTAGCCGCCCCAGGCGCGAATGCAATAGACCAGAATGCCGACGCCGGCACCAAAGATCAGCCGCCCCTGCTTGCTGGTCGCGCCGGAGACCGGATCGGTAACGATGAAAAACGCGCCCAGCATGCTGGCGCCACTGAGCAGGTGAAACAGCGGCGAGCCGTTGGAGTCAGAGCCGCTGCCGTTCCAGAATAACAGGCTCATCACGGCCAGGGCGCCGAGCATGCCGACCGGTGCATGCCAGGTGTAGATGCGCTTGCAGAGCAGCGCGATGCCGCCGGCCAGGTAGGCCAGGCTGACCCACTCCCAGCCGTGGCCGGCCAGGCTGCCGAATACCGGCTTGCTGGCCTGCAGTTCGGCCATGGTCAGGCTGGCATTGGTTTTTACCACATCCAGTGGCGTCGCCATGGTCCAGCCGTCGATAGCGTGGGCCGAGGGTAGGAAAATACGCGAGAGACCCTCAAACAGGCCAAGTGTGGCTTGCACATCGGGCAATACGTTTTCTACGCCGCGCCAGGCGGGCCAACTGGTCATCTCGACCGGGAAGGAGATCAGCACCACGGCGTAGCCCAGCATGGCTGGGTTGAACGGGTTCTGGCCCAGCCCGCCGTACAACTGCTTGCCAAACACGATGGCGAACGCGGTGGCGACCAGCGTCAGCCACCAGGGCGCGTAGGGCGGCAGCGCGAGTGCCAGTAGCCAGGCGGTGACCAGGGCGCTGCCGTCGCGCAAATAGAACGCTATGGGGCGCTTGCGAACCCACAGAATCAGGCTCTCGACCGCGAGTGCTACCAGGCTGGCGAAACAGATATTGATCAGGGTGCCGAAGCCGAAGAACCAGGTCATGGCCAGCACGCCGGGTAGGGTAGCGCCCAGTACCCAGAGCATGATGGTCTGGGTGTGGTTATTGCCCTTGGCGTGGGGCGAGGTCATGCGAACCAGGGCCATCAGTCGGTCTCCTTGCTGGCCATGTAATCGGCGAAGGCCTTGGCGGCGGCATCCAGTTTGGCGCGGCTGGCAGTGAGCTGTTCCTGCGCGGGCGCGGTATCGGTATCTGCATCCTTGGCAGCCTGTAGTTCGCGCTCGGCGCGCTTGAAATCGGCCTTGCTGGTGGCGAGGTTGGTTTTCAGTTCGCGCAGGTTTTCATCCACCGGCTTCTTGTCTACCTTTTGCCGTTCGGGCGGCGGGATGGGGCTGTTGTTTTCAGCCTCATGCAACGCGGCTTCTGCGGCCTTGAAGCTTTCCTGTTGAGTCGCCAGCTGCGCCTGTAGCGTTTCGTCGTCCGGACTGTTGGCCAGTTCACGCTCGGTTTTCTTTACCGCAGCGCGTGCCATGGCCAGGTCGAGCTTGGCTTTCTTGAGGTTTTCATCGGCCGGTGGCTTGACGGCTGGCGCGGCAGGTACCCGGGCGTCTGCTGCCTCGGCTTCTTCACGCAGCTTGGCGATCTCGGCCTGCTGTTCTTCGCTGGGGTTGTCACCGGCAGCGCGTTCGGCCTTGCGCAGATTGGCGCGCAACATGGCGGCCTCGATCTTCAACTTCTTGGCATCGTCCGCGCCGGCCGCAGGTTCTGCTGCAGGCTGGGTAGCGACCTCGCCCTGCGCCTTGTCGAAGGCTTCCTGGGCGGCACGCGCGGCTTGTTCCAGCTCGGGAATCTGCGCTTGCAGGTCTCTGTTGTCGGGGTTGGCGGCCAATTGCTTGTTGGCCTTTTTCAGCGCCATCTGCGCGGTGGCGGCAGCAATCTTCAGCTGTTTCTGCTCGGGGCTCAGCCCGCTGGGTTTCTGCGCTTGCAGGCGGGCGACGTCGGGTTCGGCAGAGGCGCTGCTTTCGCTGGCACTGGCGGTGCTCGCCTTGGCAGCTTCGGCTTCCTTGGCGGCTTTCAGGCGTGCGGCTTTGTCCGCGCGGGCCTGACGGTCGCGTTCCTTCTGCTCGGCCTCACGTTGCAGGCGCTCCTGGCGGTGCTCGAAGCGTTGCTTGGAGTGGTCCGACTTATGCTGCTGCAGATCCAGTGCGCGAATGTCGGACTTGGCCGCGCGGTAATACTGCACCAATGGAATGCTGCTGGGGCAAACGTAAGAGCAGGCGCCACACTCGATGCAGTCAAACAGGTTCTGCCGCTTGAGTTGGTCGTAATCCTTGCCGAGCGCGAAGAAGTGCAGTTGTTGTGGCAGCAGCTCTGCGGGGCAAGCCTCGGCGCACAGGCCGCAACGGATGCACGGCTGCGCGGGCGGTGGTGGCGGCAGTTCATCTTGCGTGCCGGCTAGCAGGCAGTTGGTGGTCTTGATGATGGGCGCGGCCATGCTTTGCAACGTAAAGCCCATCATCGGGCCGCCCATGACCAGGCGGTACAAGCGCTCGGGTTGCAGGCCGGCAAAGGCCAGCAAGTGGCTGATGGGCGTGCCGATCAACGCTTCCACGTTAGTGGGGTGGCTCAGCGCCGCACCGGTCAGCGTGGTGATGCGTTTGATCAGTGGCTGGCCGAGCAGCACGGCGTCGTGGATCGCCAGCAGGGTGCCGATGTTCTGGCAGACCATGCCAATGTCGGCCGGCAGGCCGCCGCTGGGTACTTCCTTGCCGGTCAGAATCTGGATCAGCTGCTTCTCGCCGCCCGAGGGGTATTTGGTCGGGAAGACCACCACCTGCATGGCTGCTGTGGGTGCGTGTTCGGCCACCGCAGCGCGCATCGCCTCAATCGCTTCGGGCTTGTTGTCTTCAATGCCGATCAGCACCTGCTCAGGGTGCAGGATGTGCTGCAGAATCTCGATCCCGGCGACGATTTCCCGCGCCTTGTAGCGCATGGCAGAGTCATCGGCGGTGATGTAGGGCTCACACTCGGTGCCGTTGACGATCAGCGTGTGAATCTTCTGCTCGGGCCGCGCCTTGAGTTTTACCGAGGTCGGAAAGCCCGCACCGCCCAAACCGCTAACGCCAGCCTGACGAATGACTTCCAGCAGGGTGGCAGGTTCCAGTGCGTGGTAATCGCTGATTGGGGCGAGCGTTGTCCATTCGTCCTGCCCGTCGACTTCAAGGGTAATGGCCCATTCTTCCAGGCCAGAGGCGTGGGGGTAGGGCGCCGGGCCGATAGCCGTGACGGTACCTGAGGTTGGTGCATGCAAAGGGCAGCTGATCATGCCGCTGGCTTCGGCGATCAACTGGCCCTTGAGCACCCGCTCGCCAATCTCTACCGCGGGCTCAGCGCGGGCTCCCAGGTGTTGCTGCAGGGGCAAAATCAGTTGGTTAGGCAATGGCAGGGTTTCGATGCCATGTTGGGTCGACTGGTGCTTGTTCTCGTCGGGATGAATGCCGCCGGGGATATCCCAGATGCGGATCGGGGTCGCAGCGTTCATTAAGCGGCTCCTCGCTGGGCGTCGGTGGCAATAACGGCGGCACCGGGTAGCGGGAAGTCCCACTTCCAGTTCTGCGGGGTGGTCGGCAGCGGGAGCATGTCGATGCAATCGACCGGGCAGGGCTCGACACACAGGTCGCAGCCGGTGCACTCATCGGTAATTACGGTGTGCATCTGCTTGGCGGCCCCGAGAATCGCATCGACCGGACAGGCCTGAATGCACTTGGTACAGCCAATACACTCGGCCTCGCGAATGTAGGCGACCATCTTGGGCTTTTCTTCGCCGTGCTCGGCATCCAGTGGGAGTACTTCCACGTCGAGCAGGTCGGCCAGCGCCTGAATGGTTGATTCACCGCCGGGCGGACACTTGTTGATCGGCTCGCCATGGGCGATGCCTTCGGCGTAGGGCTTGCAGCCGGGGTGGCCGCACTGACCGCACTGGGTCTGCGGCAACAGATCGTTGATCTGATCAACGATGGGGTCGCCCTCGACCTTGAAGCGAATGGCGGCGTAACCCAGGATGGCGCCGAAAATCAGCGCCAGGCCCAGCAGAACGACTACGGCAGTGAGAATCATCGACATGCTTACAACCTTATCAAGCCGGTGAAGCCCATGAAGGCCAGTGACATCAGCCCGGCGGTGATCATGCCGATGGCCGCGCCGCGAAAGGGGGTGGGCACATCGG
This region includes:
- the rsxG gene encoding electron transport complex subunit RsxG, with the translated sequence MDNPTSTRSSVLRNSIILGVFAMATVGMIAITQQGTAEHISDAQRRVQLSALNEILPHEQHDNDLLADSFSVDDYPHLRLGAPRDAYRARQHGEVVAVILPVVAPEGYSGRIDLLVGIYANGEVAGVRAVNHRETPGLGDKIEIGKSQWVLEFNGKSLSMPVPENWAVKKDGGEFDQFTGATITPRAVVQAVYQSLEYFAEHRDSLLLSAEEPTNGN
- the rsxB gene encoding electron transport complex subunit RsxB, whose protein sequence is MSMILTAVVVLLGLALIFGAILGYAAIRFKVEGDPIVDQINDLLPQTQCGQCGHPGCKPYAEGIAHGEPINKCPPGGESTIQALADLLDVEVLPLDAEHGEEKPKMVAYIREAECIGCTKCIQACPVDAILGAAKQMHTVITDECTGCDLCVEPCPVDCIDMLPLPTTPQNWKWDFPLPGAAVIATDAQRGAA
- the rsxC gene encoding electron transport complex subunit RsxC; its protein translation is MNAATPIRIWDIPGGIHPDENKHQSTQHGIETLPLPNQLILPLQQHLGARAEPAVEIGERVLKGQLIAEASGMISCPLHAPTSGTVTAIGPAPYPHASGLEEWAITLEVDGQDEWTTLAPISDYHALEPATLLEVIRQAGVSGLGGAGFPTSVKLKARPEQKIHTLIVNGTECEPYITADDSAMRYKAREIVAGIEILQHILHPEQVLIGIEDNKPEAIEAMRAAVAEHAPTAAMQVVVFPTKYPSGGEKQLIQILTGKEVPSGGLPADIGMVCQNIGTLLAIHDAVLLGQPLIKRITTLTGAALSHPTNVEALIGTPISHLLAFAGLQPERLYRLVMGGPMMGFTLQSMAAPIIKTTNCLLAGTQDELPPPPPAQPCIRCGLCAEACPAELLPQQLHFFALGKDYDQLKRQNLFDCIECGACSYVCPSSIPLVQYYRAAKSDIRALDLQQHKSDHSKQRFEHRQERLQREAEQKERDRQARADKAARLKAAKEAEAAKASTASASESSASAEPDVARLQAQKPSGLSPEQKQLKIAAATAQMALKKANKQLAANPDNRDLQAQIPELEQAARAAQEAFDKAQGEVATQPAAEPAAGADDAKKLKIEAAMLRANLRKAERAAGDNPSEEQQAEIAKLREEAEAADARVPAAPAVKPPADENLKKAKLDLAMARAAVKKTERELANSPDDETLQAQLATQQESFKAAEAALHEAENNSPIPPPERQKVDKKPVDENLRELKTNLATSKADFKRAERELQAAKDADTDTAPAQEQLTASRAKLDAAAKAFADYMASKETD
- the rsxD gene encoding electron transport complex subunit RsxD, whose amino-acid sequence is MALVRMTSPHAKGNNHTQTIMLWVLGATLPGVLAMTWFFGFGTLINICFASLVALAVESLILWVRKRPIAFYLRDGSALVTAWLLALALPPYAPWWLTLVATAFAIVFGKQLYGGLGQNPFNPAMLGYAVVLISFPVEMTSWPAWRGVENVLPDVQATLGLFEGLSRIFLPSAHAIDGWTMATPLDVVKTNASLTMAELQASKPVFGSLAGHGWEWVSLAYLAGGIALLCKRIYTWHAPVGMLGALAVMSLLFWNGSGSDSNGSPLFHLLSGASMLGAFFIVTDPVSGATSKQGRLIFGAGVGILVYCIRAWGGYPDAVAFAVLLMNLAAPTIDYYSTPRTYGHRKAKRGMGKTD